From the genome of Chaetodon trifascialis isolate fChaTrf1 chromosome 4, fChaTrf1.hap1, whole genome shotgun sequence:
tttGACCAGTCAGTTTGATATGTTTTTGGTGGGTTAGCTGGTTGAAGATAGTCTATGTGATTGTCGTCTTCAGTTTTCTTTTAGATTATTTTCGGTAAGTTGGGTGCAGCCGTGAAAACTTTTGGTTCTTTGCAGATCTTATTTGTAGCAAAAACCCACTTCAGTCAGAAAAAGGTGCAttttgtccttctgtcctccctggaatgctcttggggcaaagcccaagagtaaatcagtTGATATGGGGAGatgtccaacaggtagaacccagtGCCcggagatctgtgatgcgacaggctggcctgcattaacatcctactcaacacctgtgcagagctctcaaaccagctagtgtgcagttacaaaatcggtttgctctACTACTGCAGGACCCCGGATCCCTAACtaaaaacctggataacttctcggactcacagagaagggtaaggcctgacaggaagtcagaagctagaaagctacaaggaaagctactgactggtcctgagactctgattgttggtgattctgctattaaagatgtgggaagaatgtacaacagaaacacaaaagtgttgtgctttcctgatgatacagtctccaacatgaccgacaaaatcctcagtattgttgcagaaattccaactctgaaataccttgtactgcacacaggggcaaatgatattgtgaaacaacaatctgaagtgctcaaatgagatttaggtaaactgctaaatacagtgagctctctgaatgctgaagtcttcttcagtgcgcctttaccaccagtcagaggaggaggagagagattcagcagattgttggcagtaaacagatggctttcaactgcatgtgatgtccactcagtgcattttattgacaatttcaactttttctgggactgcagacattttttcaaaggagacggactttccctaaacaagtcaggagtaaacCTTTTTGCCaccaacctatctttcttcctgcgtcacactgttcccactcccaaggacaagagacaagaggaatccaaacaaaagcagcaaacaccaaaacatgaaggaaaaccaactctccccccacctgtgtgctctaaccatgagggatgccagagcaaaaaagcagatgcctcatgtcctccaccagaggccactgctcgtgaggattcattgactccaaccactaaaactccacctaggccaccatctccaactgctcaaactccatccaactcatcatcttcactgggtatcccatcaccctcctcccccctactggagtttactgaccaaatgaacaaacttgtcagtgctggtatcaggcttactcctcgcccatctgggatcctgtccccccaaattccaccccaccccctccaaccactctgtccccctccaccaccacagcgccaacgggcaccccctccaccccctccttggcttgatctgaacctactccagtcccctagtaagagcccagcacagccacctatttgtgttggtaactgatgtgttctgggtccagcttttaaggcaaatgttatgcctgacttttccaaggaaaagccagggcccattgtgccggaagcttcattgattcatgtctcaataggtagggggagaagatcggtccatctctccagaaacatcacatcatcgaatttaacatgtattccatgtcagccacagtatgttctaaaacatgggaatgttagactttttagcacatttaacttagctcttttaaatgttaggtctttggcaggcaaatcattcttaatcaatgactttatcagtcagtttgaatcttttaaatatgttgccattcaatcaaagtttccctgtcgatcagtcttcataaccatctacaagccccctaaatacaatgcaaagttttctgatgagtttgccaatctactgtctgttgtttgtattgattttgactgtgttgtgttagtgggtgacttcaacattcatgttgataatctcaaagatggatgtgctaaagaacttttaaacatcctggatcattttggcctatctcagcacgtaacacattcaacacataacaaagggcatatattagatttggttatctccaaagggcttaatatctctgaggttgtggtgacggatgttgctctttctgatcactactgtctctgtctgtcatttaaaatggccacacctgctattcttgacaaaagtggaaaagaggtaatcaaaaagcgttatattaatgataatacctgtgcagtcttcactcagtcttttataccatcaccaacactgccctcagcttcaactgatgaccttgtaaataatttcagttccaaagttatgactattattgactccattgCCCCATTTAAGACCAAAGttctgtcaggaaggaaaaaggcaccttggagaaataccacactggtcaaagtccagaaaagagtctgcagactgGCAGAGCACAggtggcaaaaaaacaaactccacGTTAactatgagatttacaaaaactccacacctataaccatgaactaaagaaggcaaggcaagcattcttctcagagattatcaacagaaactgtaataatgcccacactttgttttctgttgtggatagactgacaaaccccacagcatcagtccctcctgagctgctatccaacaagtcatgcaatgattttgcagcctttttttacagataaaatttcaaggataagacaaacagtgtgcagctccaactcaggcaaaatgataagtccatttgtgccttcttgttctccagttaatctagcacatttcaaccttcgggatcatacaaggctgacagaaactgtatcacagttaaaatccacaacatgcttccttgatactctgccaacaaagttttttaaaaatgtttttaattgcatagctccagatgtgttgcagataataaataattctcttcagtccggtcagtttccccaggccttgaaaactgcagtaataaaacctctcctaaaaaagactaatctggatgcttcagtaattagtaactacaggccaatatcaaatcttccctttctaggaaaaattattgaaagggttgtttttcaacaaatgcatgctttcatgatgcagaacaatatttttaatgcatttcagtctggatttcgtccacaccacagcattGAGACTgcacttatcaaagttttagatgacatacatctgaataatgatgcttccaaaacctcagtcttagtattattagatctcagtgctgcctttgatacagttgatcatgacatacttcttgacagactggaaaagtgggtgggactaactgcactgtactacactggttcaaatcctatttacaagatagagactaaCTACTTTctgtcaattggtgagcatgtgtctgaatgaaaaaatatgatgtgtggggtgccacaagggtccattctcggaccacttcttttcaatatttacatgttgcccctagctcagattatggagcatcataatatttcttatcatacttacgcagatgatacacaactttatatttctgtgtcatcacatgactacagtcccttactttcactgtgtattcatcaaatcaatgagtggatgtgccagaattttctccagcttaatgcagataaaacagaagtgattatTTTTGgtcccaaaaatgaaaggtcaaagatcagtgctcaacttaactccatgtcactgacaacaacagataaagccagaaatcttggtgtaattattgattcggacctgaattttaacaaccatttaaagctgattaccaaatcagcctactaccacttgaaaaatataaccagaatcaagggatgtctgtccaaagaagacatggaaaaactggttaatgcattcattttcagtaggttggactattgcaatggagtctttaccggcctaaacaaaaaatcaattaggcaactacagctgatccaaaatgctgctgcatgagtccttacaaacaccagaaaaatggaccatatcacaccagtcctcagatcactacattggctttctgtgagtcaaagaatagactttaatatcttactgttggtctacaaagcattaaatggtctaggaccaaaatatattctagatttattaactccatatgcggtatccagacccctcaggtcatcagggacaggtcttttgtgtgttcccagaatgagaaccaaacaaagtgaagcagctttcagttattatgctcctcacctgtggaacattctccctgcacacctgaggtctgcacccagtgtcagctcatttaaatcagggttgaaaacattattatttgctacagcttttacttaaagtaaatgtatttgctcaatggttttaatcattctaaatgctaaattattgtcttttactggcttctgtttttaattttcctttaattgtattttatttttaattttatattctcttctattttctttctttctttctttctttctttctttctttctttctttctttctttctttctttgaaatgtgtgattttaatgtatttttatgcttctgtaaagcactttgaattgaattgtgctatacaaataaatttgccttgccttgccttgccttaatATCCACTATAGTTTGAAATCATGGTATGACAGTTATGCACACATTGGAATAATATAGCTGTAAGGTattcatttgaattttaataTTGGTCATGGGGCCTGCCATATTAGCCTCAATGAGCGAGCACAATTTGCTCTACAACATCGATCTGTTTACTCTTTCACTGTTAGGGAAATGGAGTCTTCTTCCTTTTGGATTTTCTTCGTGAAAGGAAGATTGAGGAGGCCATCATCGCGAAAATTGTTGAGGACAATGTAAGTTTGGTTTAAATGGATAAATAAAAACTCATGCAGACATACAAAGACCTAAGAGCATGTCAGAGAAAAATTTTACGAATGAAGGAAACTGCCCATTTCTTGATGTGGATTGTTGATGGGGTTATTGTACTATACAAATTCTTTACTATATCCTATATTAATCCCTCTAAATGTTTCCTTGTTGCAGATTGATACCACTGTGATTCCACTTATGTCAGATCATGATCTTGCCAACTACGTACCCCGTTATGGTGACAGAATTGCAGTTGTGGCCTTTTGTCGTCAACATCAGTCATCAGAGGGAGACaagatggacagaaaaaaaacacttgctAGAGAAAGTAAGATCAAGACTCTGCAACTCTTCCACAAAGAAAAAACGCAGAGAAGacctttcacacaaacacatgggaAACTCTTATGCCAAGAAGAAAACCAGGAGAATTGAATTAGGCTGGATGAACTACacccagatagcaaaatacagtgattcaacgttgaattttggtgaaattggttatttttggttgaagttgaaaaatctatgtttattcaatatttaattagagctaccatttcaacatttgaaaaaatgttgttgaatcagcattataaagatgctgggttttcaatgttgaaatgtcaacattaaatagacatggtttcaatgtatggcatgctgtggctgtgcacctgtgcccccgaccacgagacttgctctctcctgagaccaaaccagttcaaaccagtcaacagttggcagcggttggcagcttttagcggcttttatttatcttcgagtgacaaaagaagacaaactggtaagtcctaatgagaactcaatgtattttcaccagcatgtcaactttgtgaattattaccatgaggttgtagcttattagcgtcgttagcattagctagcgctagcattctagataacgctagctaacgctagtgtgtccATGTGCAGAGGCTACActgagggttcagggtttcccccagtgtattataagcctggcgggccaccaggctttacttgccccctgccaggctaacgctacgttcccaccaaacgcgatgaaaattatttaatcgcactccaaatgaaatcgcgtcgcgccagacgctccagttttgacgctggtacaaaaaccccttgcggcgtcatcacgttgcgcgacaagcccgcccaacaacaacatttcttccgccatttcattctctcgtcgaccacgtccgtacgtcagcacgtcgatgacgatctcaacacTGATAGGCTGTCGTGGCGCGAAAGTTCATCGCGCTGCGCATCACGTCCAttgcgtcgcccggcaaaatgacgcttcaaatcgcgtatgcttcatgcaatttgccttgcatgaagcatatttaaaacctacagatgaaggctgaaaagtggtgtcatggtcctttaattaataacattgttgcaatgtagaatcaatgtaatttcaatgcatttataaatgaataaatattgattctatgttcagattaattgacaattctacattgtttcaatgttgaaaatgatgtagttgaataaatattgaatcaatgtttagactgattgaaaattcaacattatttcaatgttgatcataacgagcgctttcaatgttactttcaatgtctgacatcaatgttgattcaattttaagccatgaccatatctcaatgttgattcaatggatttttgctttctgggatgGCAGAGAGCTTGTTTTTCCAAGAAGGGAAATCAAGTATTTTGGGCTCAAAAATCTTCAATCTGACATGCGGGACATCTGTCACAAGCCAATTGATGAAGAGTTTACCATTGAAAAGTTATATGAAGAAACTAAGGTGAAACTACTGAGAATATAGCTTTGCACCAGGAAGCTGGAGAAGATACACAGTTCTCCTAATCAAACAGATGACATCGTCATCTCATCACCTGAACATACacctgatgaagatgaacaaCCTCTTCCAGATGACATTCAACAGACCAGTGAAGAGCAAGAACCAACTGTCCTTGTGGTTTTAGATGAGACATACTTTGAAGACACAAATGTTGTGCAAGAACCGCAAGACCTGATGAACCAAACACTGTATGCTATGAGTGAGCACAATaaatggagagaggaaacaggaaatgggaCAAATGCTGGTTCAGAGAATGGCTTAAATGTAAGTGACAACCAGACTGAGGACAGCTTTAATGAGGTTTTCATAGGGGCAGCCTTTCTTGAGAGTGAATCTGGCAATCATGATGATACCATTCCAGTGGAGGATATATATATAATCCTGCTGTGGTTGTTGAAGTAAGAAGAgggttttgtctcactgacCTAATAAATGCATTTGGTGATCCAGCAATTATGAACAGAGAAGTGTCAATCAAAATGAAACTTCCTAATGGATCTTTTGAAAAGGGAGTAGGCTCAGGGGTATTCCGAGACTGCTTGTCTGAATTCTGGAATGAGTTCTACAGCAGATGCACTGTGGGTGTCAATGTTAAGACCCCCTACCTCAGACATGAGGCTGGCTTGCAGTACAATATTTCCCCATACAACTTCCACTTCCATTCTTGGAGGAAGCCTTGTATGGCACAACCTACAGCAGTATCAGAGAATCTTTCATGTCCTACATATcaaaaccagagagagaaatcCTTGAGCAGGCACTACAGAACTTTGGATCTGTTGATCAGGACACCCTCATTGATGTTCTAGATTCACATAAATGCCATCAGATTCCAACTGAAGAAAACATCTCTGTACTTGTGACACAGCTGGGTTACAAAGCCCTCATACAAACTCCCATGTTTGTAATTGAGTGTTGGAGGCCTGTTCTGAAGGGTCTTGCTGCAGCTTTGACACCACAGAAATGAACAGAGAATGTACAAGAGCAAGTTCCAACACCAAAGCGTGTGAAAGACATCTTGAAGTTCCCACTGTccatgaatgcagcacagagatGTGTGGCCAGACACCTGAAGAAATATGTTGGGGAACTGGGTGAGAATGGCTTACGGCTCTTCCTTCGCTTCTGTACTGGGGCTGATCTTCTGTTTGGAAGTGACATCACTGTCCACTTCATTGAAACCAGTGAATTTCAGTGTTGTCCTCAAGCAAACACATGTGGATGCTATCTCATGTTACCAATTAATTATCAGAACTATCCAGACCTCCGCAGTGATTTCAATGCGATTCTAAACAGCTCAGTATGGGTGATGGATATAGTATAAACCTCAAATTGCTCAGTAGCCGTGCATGCGTCTGAGATGTTGACGTTCACACTTCATGCTTGTTTTTCATAATACAAATGGCACAATTGAGCACACAGTGTGTGCTTTCACTGAGACGTTGTTCACTTTGGTCAGTCAATTACATTATGTGGAGAAGCCAATCACAATTTACTTGCATTACAATAATGAATGCTGATGTATTTTGGTTGCCCTGCACAATATTTAAGCAATGTGGTGATGCCTCTCATGTTGTGTTCCTGCTGTAACTTGCCTTTGCCTCAGCAGACTGTcaagagtaaaataaataactttgcaATAATAGCTTTGTACCATTAAGCAAAAAGTTTGAACGGATGAAGTTGAAGAATTTCAAAGtatgaagaaaaaacagttCAGACTGAGGGCTTGCACATCTGTTCTaaagattttgattttgatattaCAGCTGTCAAGAAGTATGGTACATACAGCCATTTGAATTGTACTGGTCTGCACTTTTACAGTTTTATAGTTCTCagtaacatcaaaaccaaatGTCAATAAGTGAGGCCTGGCTTAGCATTCcagtcaaaacattttcaaagtgtAAACCTGTCTTCTATGCCAAATAATTATACTGTAAATTACTTTATTATTTACAAAGCACATACATGTGgacaaagttttgttttgttttcatttcatttatattttgttaaAAACATCCTACATCTGTCAGCCTTGAATAAAAGGTCAAGAATGCAGTTTTTATATTACAGAGTCAAGTAATGTTTTCAACAAAATTCTGTTACAGGTGTAGGTTTGTAAATTAtttttgtaaaaagaaaaaaaatgaaagaactgCAGTGTATGAAAgcagtaacttttttttttttcatttgctgaagtatatgttttaaaaacattttaggtTTGTACAGACACAACAATCCCATAAAGCTTCATGTTTACTGTTCAAAGTGAAGTGTTGAACCATATTAAAGCATTTTCAAATTGACCCTCTGGACTCTGTTCTCAATACAGTAATAGACAAATGATAGTGTTGTTCATGTAATACAGAAATGTGAACAATCGCTTTTTATAattcacagcagacagcacTTTCAATTTCCTGCATTTCTAAGTAGGCCtagagttatttatttaatgctatttcaaataaaacagatcACTGTGTGAATGAGTTCTTTGCTACTGATGACACACGGGTGAGAAAGGTATAGCTTGTAGGCtaaactacaaaaaaaatatCTAGTTATCACTGAGTTGTATGTTGATGGCATTCCTTAGTGTTAAATATAGGTCAATAGCTTCCAGAGGGCTTTTACAAGGGAACTGTAAGCCGAGTTCCTCCACAAGTATCATACAAAGATCAAATATGTCTTCATCGCAAGGAACACAACTGCGAAACACACATTGTCCTTTGCACAAGGCTCCTCTTGATCAAGTGGCATGGCACAGTCCTCAGTGTCCCATAACTCTGGGGTGGAGTACATCACATTTGGGATTCTATATGGCACATTTGGGTTGGACGTAGGTCGGATTCGGTGCGCATTCCAAACATCCTTAATGTTATTCAGCTCtttctaaaaacaaacataaaatgtcTACTTTAGtgagcaaaatgaaaacatactggATAATCACATTCATGGCTGAGTAAGTCATAGTCATGAGTCATTTTATTGCCTGATATAATGTTTTGCAATAGTCCTTGTGTGACCACATTAACACCCAATAATCATACCTGAATTATTCCCATTACTCACAGCTGAAGTATGGCCTTGTCCAGTAAACCTCCATCAAACTCTCCTTCATCCCGTAGCTCCCCAAGGAGCTGTATCCAATATTCCATACCCTCTTTCCGGAGGATTCCCCACCAACTCTCAATGCGTTGGTTTGCTGTACTCACTCCAGTGAGGTATTTTCGGTCTCCCGACAAATCGTCTCCATGGGTTGTGCGTAAATGTCTCTGCAGATCTCTCACAAGGCTGTTTTCTGTGCCACGGTCAGTGTGCACAAGTTTGGGACAGCTAGTGTATCTAAAGCTTCTACAAAATTGCTGCCGATAACTCTCGGGTCACTGCTGGTTTTGTAGGCATTGAGCCACATTATTTTCCGGGAATAGCCGTCTATACATCCATTAATGCACACACCAAACGGTTTTAACTTGTCATATGAATCGATGTGCCAGAGATAATTGGGTCCCTTTGAGAAGTACTGTCTCCTTTGAAGTCTCCGCTGCTGTCTGTATGTTGACCTCTCAGGATCCAGCTCAGCTAATATGATTctaacttcttctttttttgctttaagGCCATTTTGTCGGCACTTCGTAAACATCCATCTATAGCCATGCATCTTGCCCGGACCCTGTAATTGTTCCTGGACGAAGTCAATGACACGGTCTAAATCTGCATAGTCCTTCCGCCGGCTGAGTCTATTGTCCTTCAGTATACGCAGCAAATGATTTCTGCTGATGATAATCCCGTGTCTACGTGCAAGAGCAACAAGAATTTCATTGTATGACATTCCAAGGTTAAAATAAAACTTGATTAGCTGAGTTCTCTCCATTATATGGTGGCTATGTGCATGTTAAGTCGTTAGAGACGCATGTGAATATATAGTAAATTATCTTGTGCGCACAAGTTACTATCTTGTGCAAACAAAATCCATATCTTGTGCGCACAAGATAATTATCTTGTGCGCACAACTTAATTATCTTGTTTGCACAAGTTATTATCTTGTGCGAACAAGTTATTATATTGTGCGCACAAGATAATAACTTGTTCGCACAAGATAAAAAGATATACCTTTTCGGGACTTTAGGGGCTCCGTATCATCCCTCTTTGTAACCATTagcactgaataaataaataaataaataaataaatatatatatgtgtgtgtgtgtgtgagtgagcatcCGGGTGTGTCTATCTTGAGCTGAAATGAATTATAATTTTCATAATCAATgaattattgtttattttcccAATTAAttatttggtctataaaacatGATTGAAAAATAGTCCAAAATCGAAAGACAATCAATGAACTATAATTTAAtaaaaaagtgacaaatattAATAACCTGAAACTATCAAATATTTGACAGCTTCCCTTGACAATGACCAAAGAAAATAATCACTTATTAAATTAGTTGCCTATATGTCTGTCCATTGCCAGTAAACTGTGGgtaaacatttttcattttctgattgGTGTGGCGTTTGACCCCATGTGGTCAAAGTCAGATGTACGTTCCCGATTTCTCTTTTcttacaggaaaacaaaactatgGCCAACAGCAGCCAGTCCCGGTTTGGGTAACAGTAAAGCTGTTATTGAACATAACACACCAAGACAATGTGGTACCTAAATGTTTTGTTCCTGCTTTAAATTTTACACAACCAGGATTTATAAGTCAACAATGATCAGAGCAATGACAAATGTTATTTCAAGCAGTATTTAATACCAtgtacaaaaggaaaaatgttctCAACTATAGGCTACATAGAAATGCCAATTTCTGCTCTACCAGTGTTGATGCATTTATATATCATAACATTATGCTTTCACTGTGTTCTTTGAATATTATTGTGAACTGAGTGTGCAGTTGGgaaaactaaatacatttacttcaCCATGACTTAGACTGACTTGTATAAAATACGTCAGTTTATGAactgtaaaacatttatttcGACATGATCTTGGCCTCTCTGGAACCTGGCTGCAGTATCTGAAGGCTGACAATGACTTTAACTGCTTTTCTAAACCAGGGGTAGAAAAAGGCATAGATCAGAGGATTAAAACTGGAGTTACAATAGAACAGCCAAATTGGAGCTGATGACTCTACACCAACTGTGGTGTCCTTTCCTGCTAGAGAAGGAATGTAGTATGGACACAGACAAAGTATAAACACAAGAAGGACAATACCAAGAGTTctagcagctctcatctctgatTTCTTAACAGTCACAGTAATTGATTTGACAGCTGAAATTTGAGACCTCATGACACGTGCCTGTGACACAGCCACCACAAACACTCTCACATAGAGAACTATGATCACAGTAACAGGGCCGAAAAAGGTGAGAAGCAAGTCTACTGTCCCTGAAATGTAGTTTATGATAACTTTACATTCTTGGTAGCATGAATTAGACAAAATTATCTGTGACAAGTCATCTTTCAATATTATAATGCTGTAGATAACAGAACAGAtccaacacagagacacacagatttGAACTCTGCTTGGTGTTACCATGGAAGAATAACGCAGAGGGTAACAAATAGCCACATAGCGGTCCATCGATATGAGCACCATGTTTCCAATAGAGGCAGAGGTGATGATGAAGCTAGACAGATACATAAGAGCACATGAGATTTTATGCTGAAACcagcaggactgcagcagaGTGATTGCAGACGGCATCACTGTAAGGCCCACCAGCaagtcagacacagccagggagaggaggatgagattGGTAGGGGTCTGGAGCTGCCTGGAGGGGGAGATTATGATTAGTGCCTCATATTCAGTGCAATGAGTATCAGATCACATCTATTATCGTAAGAAAATAGACAGAATACAGAAAGTGAAATTTTACTATTACAGACACAGCAATACGAAAACCAAACTCTGCATAGCCTACATGCCACATAAAGCTCTATAATATCACTCAGCTCCACTGTTTATGAACTAAATACTACAGGAGTGTCTTGGTATTATTATGTAGATTTTCATGGTGATTACTTTTATtgtggcagaaaaacagaaaaac
Proteins encoded in this window:
- the LOC139330117 gene encoding trace amine-associated receptor 13c-like; translated protein: MESVEAADLCIPPLNTSCRSMSVTPEAMFIKTLLSCITLLTVTLNLLVIISISHFRQLQTPTNLILLSLAVSDLLVGLTVMPSAITLLQSCWFQHKISCALMYLSSFIITSASIGNMVLISMDRYVAICYPLRYSSMVTPSRVQICVSLCWICSVIYSIIILKDDLSQIILSNSCYQECKVIINYISGTVDLLLTFFGPVTVIIVLYVRVFVVAVSQARVMRSQISAVKSITVTVKKSEMRAARTLGIVLLVFILCLCPYYIPSLAGKDTTVGVESSAPIWLFYCNSSFNPLIYAFFYPWFRKAVKVIVSLQILQPGSREAKIMSK